In Pseudomonas oryzihabitans, the DNA window CCTCACCGAACTCCAGGCGCAACTCGAAGACAAGCGTGTCCAGCTGGAAGTCAGCGATGCGGCCCGTGGCTGGCTGGCGGAGCGTGGCTATGACGTGCAGATGGGCGCTCGTCCCATGGCGCGACTCATCCAGGACAAGATCAAGCGGCCGCTGGCCGAGCAGATCCTGTTCGGGGACCTGGCGGACCATGGCGGTATCGTCCACATCGATGCGGTGAACGACGAACTGGAGTTCGAGTTCGAAACCACGGCCGAACCTGCCTGAGGGCAGGTCGCGGTTTTATTAGCGCCCATGAAAAAGCCCGGCATTGCCGGGCTTTTTCATGAAAGGATCCGCTTAACGCGCGCGGTAGGTGATCCGGCCCTTGCTCAGATCGTAAGGCGTCAGCTCCACGCGAACCTTGTCGCCCGTCAGGATGCGGATGTAGTTCTTACGCATCTTTCCGGAGATGTGCGCGGTGACGACGTGCCCATTTTCCAACTCCACGCGAAACATGGTGTTGGGCAGGGTGTCGACGACAGTACCTTCCATTTCGAAGCTGTCTTCTTTCGACATATATAGAAAAGCCCTCGGTGACAAGAATAGGCCCAGAGCAGTCCGGGCGAAAAAGGCCCATATTCTGACAGAAATTCAGAAAAAGCGCTATTTCGTCAGGCCAGGGCTACCCAGCGTTGATTGACGAAGAGCTCTATGGGGCGATACTCGGTCTTATAGGACATCTTGCGACACCCTTTGATCCAATAGCCGAGATAAACCGCATCCAAGCCCAGTCGGCGGGATTCGGCGATCTGCCACAGGATACCGAAGACACCCAGGCTGCGCTTCTCTTCGTTGGGGTCGTAGAAGGTATAGACCGCCGACATGCCATTGGGCAGCACGTCGGTAACGGCGACACCGACCAGGCGATCCTCTACGCGCATCTCGTAGAAGAAGGCGTAAGGCAGGTGGCTGACCAGGAAGGTGGAGAACTGCCCCCGGCTTGGTGGGAACATATCGCCATCGGCATGGCGCTCGCTGATGTAGCGGGCGTACAGCTGATAGCGTTCTTCGGTGAAGCCCGGGTCGCAGCGGGTGACCTTGATGTCGAGGTTACGCTTGAGGACGCGGTTCTGTTTGCGGCTGGGGCGGAAGCGGATCACGGGAATGCGGGCGGGAACGCAGGCTTTGCACAGCTGGCAGTGAGGGCGGTAAAGGTGATCGCCACTGCGCCGAAAACCCAGCTCGGACAGTTCCGCGTAGATCTGGCCGTTCATGGGCTGCGAGGGGTCGAGAAACAACGTGGTCGCCTGCTCGTTGGGCAGGTAACTGCAAGCGTGAGGCTGGGTTGCGTAGAACTTGAGTCTCGCCAGCTCGGTCATGTCGAACCTCTACATAAGCCTAGCCTGAGTGTAAGTCACCCGCATGAGGTAGGCCAGGCGGCCATACTGGCCTGATCCAGGTATTTGGCCAGGTAATCGGCAAAGCGTTCCCGAGGAAGGCTGCTGGCGCCAAGGCTCTGCAGATGTGCCGTCTGCATCTGGCAGTCGATCATCACGAAGCCCCAGGCTGCCAGGTCGCGCACCAGGGTCACGAAGCCGATCTTGGAGGCATTGTCCGCGTGGCTGAACATGGATTCGCCAAAGAACAGCTTGCCCATGGCGATGCCATAGAGTCCGCCCACCAGCTGGTCGCCGTCCCAGACCTCTACCGAGTGGGCCCAGCCTTGGGCGTGGAGCTCGCCATAGGCCTGCTGCATCTCGGTGGTGATCCAGGTGCCGTCGGCGTCGCGCCGTGGTCCGGCACAGGCCTGGATGACCTGGGTGAAGGCCTTGTCGTAGGTCACGCTGAGCCGGGTCTTGCGCAAGGTCTTCGCCAGGCTGCGAGAGACGTGCAGGTCGGGAGGAAAGAGTACCGTGCGCGGATCGGGCGACCACCAGAGCAAGGGCTGGCCATCCTGGTACCAGGGGAAACAGCCGTGGCGGTAGGCACTGACCAGGCGCGCTGCGCTCAGGTCGCCGCCGATGGCCAGCAGGCCATTGGGTTCGCGTAATGCCTGTTGCAGGGGCGGAAAGTCAGGGCTTTCGCGAGTCAGCCATTTTACCATGGTAGGGGAGGGCGCCTTCTGATGCAGGAAGCTGCAGGTGGGAGCCTAGTGCGTAACCAGCTCAAGAAATCGTCATAACTCTTTGTCAGGACAACGAAAGAATGCTCCAATGTTGTGCCTGAAGGCGGTTCCGGTACTGCCGTCCGCTATCGTGCCATGTTTCGCCTCGGGACTGTAGAACCAGGGCCCGGGCGATCTAGAATGGCGCACTGTTTTTGATTCACGGTCACACGTTCCGTGTGCGGGAAAAGCGCGCTTGAAGCAATCCAGTTCTGTCAGCCACGTCAACCAATGGCGTGAGCATCTGCATTATCGTCTCAAGGAGGTGGTGCTCATCGCACTGGCCGCCTTGTGCCTGTATCTGCTCATGGCTCTGCTGAGCTATGACCCCTCTGATCCGGGTTGGACCCATACCAGTCGCATCGATCAGGTCCACAACGCCGCCGGCCGCGCCGGTGCCTGGCTGGCAGATGTCCTGTTCATGGCGCTTGGCTATTTCGCCTTCGTGTTTCCCGTGTTGCTCGCGGTCAAGACCTGGCAGATCTTCCGCAAGCGGCATCTGCCCTGGGAATGGAGTGGCTGGCTGTTCTCCTGGCGACTGACCGGCCTGGTGCTGCTGATCATCTCGGGGTCGGTACTGGCCTACATCCATTTCCATGCGGTATCGGCACTGCCGGCTTCCGCAGGAGGTGCCCTGGGTGAAAGCCTCGGGCAGCTATCGGTCGCTGCGCTCAATGTGCAGGGCAGTACACTGCTGTTCCTGGCGCTGTTCCTGCTGGGATTGACGGTATTCACCGACCTGTCCTGGTTCAAGGTGATGGATTTCACCGGCAAGGTCGTGCTTGATCTCCTGGATCTGGTGCAGGGCGGTTTCAGTCGTCTCGCGGGTGGCCGTCGCCAGGCGCCGGAGCTGGACGTCTTCGACGAACCGGTATCAGCGCCGGTCGCGCGCAAGGCCAAGGCCCGCGAGGTGCCGATTCCGGTCGCCGACGAAGACCTGGACGATCTGCTCGACATCGCACCACCGCCCCGGATGGAGCGTGCTGCACCGCGCATCGAGATGCCGGCGTCCAGTCGCGTCGTTGCCGAACCGGTTGAGCCTGCACCCAAGGCCGCCGCCCCGGTCGCTGCGGCTGCCACCGTCACCACGCCGACGCCACCGCCGCGCAAGGCCACTCCCGCAGCGGCGCCGGTCCCTCATTCGACGCCGGCTGCCGCAACCTGGGTCGATGCGGGCCTGGAAGGCACGCTGCCGCCGCTGTCGATCCTGGATCGTGCCGAGAAGAAACAGCAGAGCTATTCGCCGGAGTTCCTCGAGAACATGTCGCGCCTGCTGGAGGTCAAGCTCAAGGAGTTTGGCGTCGAGGTGCTTGTGGAGAGCGTGCATCCCGGTCCGGTGATCACCCGTTTCGAGATCCAGCCGGCCGCAGGCGTCAAGGTCAGTCGTATCTCCAACCTGGCCAAGGACCTGGCGCGCTCGCTCGCGGTGTTCAGTGTGCGAGTGGTGGAAGTCATCCCTGGCAAGACCACCGTGGGTATCGAGATTCCCAACGAAGACCGTCAGATGGTGCGTTTCTCCGAGGTGCTCGAATCGCCCGAGTACGCGGCGTTCAAGTCGCCCGTTACCCTTGCCCTGGGCCACGACATCGGTGGCAAGCCCGTCATTACCGACCTGGCCAAGATGCCGCACCTGTTGGTGGCCGGTACCACGGGTTCTGGTAAATCCGTGGGCGTGAACGCCATGCTGCTGTCGATCCTGTTCAAGTCGAGCCCGGAAGACGCGCGGCTGATCATGATCGACCCCAAGATGCTGGAACTGTCGATCTACGAGGGCATTCCGCACCTGCTCTGCCCGGTGGTCACCGACATGAAGGAGGCCGCCAATGCCCTGCGCTGGAGCGTGGCGGAGATGGAGCGCCGCTACAAGCTGATGGCGGCCATGGGCGTGCGTAACCTCGCCGGCTTCAACCGCAAGGTGAAGGACGCCGAAGAAGCGGGCACGCCGCTCACCGATCCGCTCTATCGTCGCGAGAGCATGGACGACGAGGCACCGCTGCTGAAGACGCTGCCGACCATCGTGGTGGTGGTCGACGAATTCGCCGACATGATGATGATCGTCGGCAAGAAGGTCGAAGAGCTGATCGCGCGGATCGCGCAGAAGGCGCGCGCCGCCGGTATCCACCTGATCCTGGCCACCCAGCGACCGTCGGTGGATGTCATCACCGGTCTCATCAAGGCCAACATTCCCACCCGGATGGCCTTCCAGGTATCGAGCAAGATCGACTCCCGGACCATTCTCGACCAGGGCGGCGCCGAGCAGCTGCTCGGTCACGGGGACATGCTCTATCTGCCGCCGGGAACCGGTCTGCCGATCCGCGTCCATGGCGCCTTCGTCTCCGACGACGAGGTCCATCGGGTCGTCGAGGCCTGGAAGCAGCGGGGTGCGCCCGACTATATCGAGGACATCCTCAGCGGCCCGGATGAGGGCGCTGGTGCGGGTGGCGAGGGCGGTAGCGGCGAAGGCGGCGATAGCGACGAGGATGATCCGCTCTATGACGAGGCCGTGCGCTTCGTGACCGAGAGCCGGCGTGCCTCCATCTCCGCGGTCCAGCGTAAGCTCAAGATCGGTTACAACCGAGCGGCACGGATGATCGAAACCATGGAAATGGCCGGTGTCGTATCGCCCATGAACACCAACGGCTCGCGCGAAGTCACAGCGCCTGCTCCGGTGAGAGACTGATATCCATGAGGACTTCGATGCACAAGCTGCGTTGCTTTGCCCTGGCAGCCCTGGCTGCCGTAAGCGTTTCCGCCCATGCCGACCAGGCGTCGGTGGGTCGCCTGTCGCAACTGCTGGACAAGGCCCAGACCCTGACCGCACGTTTCTCGCAGCTGACCCTGGACGGCTCCGGGACCCGGCTGCAGGAAACGGCGGGCAACATGAGCCTCAAGCGCCCGGGGCTGTTCCGCTGGCACTCCGATGCGCCCCAGGAGCAGTTGCTGGTCTCCGATGGCAAGCAGGTCTGGCTGTACGATCCGGACTTGGAGCAGGTCACCATTCGCAAGCTGGACCTGCGCCTGACCCAGACGCCGGCGCTGCTGCTGTCGGGTGACATCTCCAAGATCGAAAGTAGCTTCGACGTCAGCAGCAAGGACGCGGGCAACGTCGTCGACTTCGTGCTCAAGCCCAAGACCAAGGACACCCTGTTCGACAGCCTGCGGTTGTCCTTCCGCAACGGGGTGATCAACGACATGCAGTTGATCGACGGCGCTGGTCAGAGAACCAACATCCTCTTCTTCAACGTCAAGCTCAACGAACCGGTGGCCGCATCCCAGTTCACCTTCCAGGTGCCCAAGGGAGCCGACGTCATCCAGGAGTGATCGCATCCCTATGGATCTCTTCAGCACCGCACCCGTCGGGCAGCCCTTGGCTGCCCGCATGCGTCCCGAGACCCTCGATGAATACGCGGGTCAGCAACACCTCCTGGCCCGGGGCAAGCCCCTGCGCGAGGCGCTGGAGCAGGGCGCGCTGCATTCGATGATCTTCTGGGGGCCGCCCGGGGTGGGCAAGACCACCCTGGCGCGGTTGTTGGCCCAGGTCTCCGATGCCCACTTCGAAACGCTGTCGGCGGTGCTTTCCGGGGTCAAGGAAATCCGCCATGCGGTGGAAGTGGCCAAGCAGCAGGCCGCACAGTACCGCCGGCGTACCATCCTCTTCGTCGACGAGGTACACCGGTTCAACAAGTCGCAGCAGGATGCCTTCCTGCCCTATGTCGAGGACGGCACCCTGATCTTTATCGGGGCGACCACCGAGAATCCCTCCTTCGAGCTGAACAATGCGCTGCTGTCGCGGGCCCGGGTCTATGTGCTCAAGAGTCTGGATGACGAGGCCCTCGGTGGTCTGGCCCATCGCGCCCTGACCAGTGCCAAGGGGCTGGGCGAGCGCCATCTGAGCCTGCCCGACGATGCCCTGGCGCTGCTGCTGGCCGCCGCCGACGGCGATGGCCGGCGCCTGCTCAATCTGTTGGAGAATGCTGCCGACCTGGCCGAGGATGGCGGCGCCCTGGACGCCGACCTGTTCCAGAGCCTGCTCGGTGACCAGCGTCGCCGCTTCGACAAGGGCGGTGAGGCCTTCTACGACCAGATCTCCGCGCTGCACAAGTCGGTGCGCGGATCCAACCCCGATGGCGCGCTCTACTGGTTCGCCCGGATGATCGACGGCGGTTGCGATGCGTTGTACATCGCCCGGCGCGTAGTGCGCATGGCCAGCGAGGACATCGGCAACGCCGATCCGCGCGCCCTGAGCCTGTGTCTGGATGCCTGGGACGTCCAGGAGCGCCTGGGCAGTCCCGAAGGCGAACTGGCCATCGCTCAGGCGATCGTCTATCTGGCCTGCGCGCCCAAGAGCAATGCCGTCTACCTGGGCTACAAGGCCGCCCTGGCCGATGTTCGCCAGAACGGCTCGCGCGAGGTGCCGCTGCACCTGCGCAACGCGCCCACCAAGCTGATGAAGAACCTTGGCTACGGCGGCGAATACCGCTACGCCCATGATGAGCCGGAAGCCTATGCCGCGGGGGAGGACTACTTTCCCGAGGAACTGGAGCCGCGTCGCTACTATGAGCCGGTTCCCCGTGGGCTGGAGCTGAAGATCCGCGATAAACTGCAGCACCTGGCGGACCTCGACCAGTCCAGCCCGCGCCAGCGCCGGCGGCGTTCCTGACGCTTCGCCCACACTGCTGCCCCCATTCCTAAGTAAGAGACACGGACATGCTTGATTCGAAACTGGTTCGCACCCAAACCGAGGAGGTAGCCGCACGTCTGGCGACCCGTGGCTACGTCCTGGACGTCAGCCTGGTGGAGTCGCTGGAAGCCCGTCGCAAGGCCGTGCAGACCCGCACCGAGACCTTGCAGGCCGAGCGTAACGCCCGCTCCAAGGGGATCGGCCAGGCCAAGGCGCGCGGTGAAGACATCGCGCCGTTGCTGGCCGAGGTCGATCGCATGGGCAGCGAACTGGAAGAGGCTAAGCGCGAGCTGGACAGTGTCCAGGGTGAACTGGATGCTCTGTTGCTGGGCCTGCCCAATCTGCCCGACGCCTCGGTGCCGGTTGGCAAGGACGAGGACGAGAACGTCGAAGTGCGCCGTTGGGGTACGCCGCGCGATTTCGATTTTGAGATCAAGGACCACGTCGCCCTGGGTGAAACCCACGGCTGGCTGGATTTCGAGACCGCTGCACGCTTCTCTGGCGCCCGCTTCGCCGTCATGCGCGGTCCCATCGCGCGTCTGCACCGCGCCCTGGCGCAGTTCATGCTGAACCTGCACACCGGCGAGCATGGCTACGAAGAGACCTACACCCCTTACCTGGTGCAGGCCGAGACGCTGCAGGGCACCGGTCAGCTGCCCAAGTTCGAGGAAGACCTGTTCAAGATCGGCCGGGAAGGCGAGAGCGACCTCTACCTGATCCCTACCGCCGAGGTCACCCTGACCAACCTGGTCGCTGGCCAGATCCTCGACGCCAAGCGCCTGCCGCTGAAGTTCACCGCCCACACGCCGTGCTTCCGCAGCGAAGCCGGTGCCTCGGGTCGCGATACCCGCGGCATGATCCGCCAGCACCAGTTCGACAAGGTGGAGATGGTCCACATCGTTGAGCCGAGCACCTCCTTCCAGGCCCTGGAAGAACTGACCGGCCACGCCGAGACCGTGCTGCAGCGCCTGGAGCTGCCCTACCGTGTACTGTCGCTGTGCACCGGCGACATGGGCTTCGGCGCCACCAAGACCTACGACCTGGAAGTCTGGGTGCCGAGCCAGGGCAAGTACCGTGAGATTTCGTCCTGCTCCAACTGCGGCGACTTCCAGGCCCGCCGCATGCAGGCTCGCTACCGCAACGCCGAGGGCAAGCCCGAACTGGTGCACACCCTCAATGGTTCCGGCCTGGCCGTGGGTCGCACCCTGGTCGCCGTGCTGGAGAACTACCAGCAGGCCGATGGCAGCATCCGCGTACCCGAGGTGCTCAAGCCCTACATGGGCGGCCTCGAGGTCATCGGCTGATGGATTACCTGCCGCTCTTCCACAAGCTCGATGGCCGTCCGGTACTGGTGGTCGGCGGGGGCGATATCGCCCTGCGCAAGAGCGTGCTGCTGGCCGAAGCCGGTGCCCGCATCACCCTGGTGGCGCCGGAGATCGAGCCGGAGGTACGCGCCTTCGTCGAGGCGCGGGGCGGCAGTTGTCGGGTCGAGCGCTATGCGGCGGACCAGCTCGCCGGGCACTGCCTGGTGATCGCGGCCACCGATGATGACGGCGTCAACGAGGCGGTATCCCATGACGCCCAGGCCCTCGGTCTGCCGGTCAACGTGGTGGATGCGCCGCGGCTGTGCACCGTGATCTTCCCGGCCATCGTCGATCGCTCGCCGCTGGTGATCGCCATTTCCAGTGGTGGGGATGCCCCGGTGCTGGCCCGCCTGGTGCGGGCCAAGCTGGAGAGCTGGATTCCTGCCACCTATGGTCAACTGGCGCAACTGGCCCAGCGCTTCCGTGCCCGGGTCAAGACGCGCTTCGCCGATCTGCAGGCGCGGCGGATCTTCTGGGAAGAGGTATTCCAGGGCGAGGTCGCGGAAAAAGTCTTTTCCGGCCAGCCTCAGGCCGCCGAGCAACTGCTGGAAGCCAAGCTCACCAGCGAGACCGCCACCTTTCGGGGTGAGGTCTATCTGGTCGGCGCCGGTCCTGGCGATCCGGATCTGCTGACCTTCCGCGCGCTGCGACTGATGCAGCAGGCCGACGTGGTGCTCTACGATCGCCTGGTGGCGCCTACCATCCTCGACATGTGCCGTCGCGACGCCGATCGCATCTATGTTGGCAAGCGGCGCGCCGAGCACGCCGTACCCCAGGATGATCTCAACCGGCTGCTGGTCAAGCTGGCCCAGGAGGGCAAGCGGGTCTTGCGGCTAAAAGGTGGGGATCCCTTCATCTTCGGTCGGGGTGGCGAGGAGATCGAGGAGCTGGCCGCGGAAGGCATTCCCTTCCAGGTGGTGCCGGGTATCACTGCTGCCAGCGGCTGCGCCGCCTATGCCGGCATTCCTCTGACGCACAGGGACCATGCCCAATCGGTGCGTTTCGTCACTGGCCATCTCAAGGATGGTTCGGCCGATCTGCCCTGGACCGACCTGGTCGCTCCTGGGCAGACCCTGGTGTTCTACATGGGGCTAGTCGGGCTACCGACCATCTGCCAGCAGCTCATCGCCCATGGCAAGAACCCGTCGACGCCGGCGGCCTTGGTCCAGCAGGGCACCACGAGCAATCAGCGCGTGTTTACCGGCACCTTGCAAGACCTGCCGCAACTGGTCGCCGAGCATGAGGTTCATGCGCCGACCCTGGTGATCGTCGGTGAAGTGGTGGCGCTACGGGAGAAGCTGGCCTGGTTCGAAGGCGCCCAGGCCACGGCTTGAGGTTCAGGCCGATCCCTGGATGCCTGCCCCAGTCAGGACCTCCCGGCCATGGGGCAGGTCCAGCTCCAGGGCCGGCCCCTTGGGGACGATGCCGGTCGGATTGATCTGGGCATGGCTGCCGTAGTAGTGATGCTTGATGTGCTGGAAGTCCACGGTCTCGGCGATACCTGGCCATTGGTAAAGCTCCCTGAGCCAGCCCTGTAGCGCCGGGTAGTCACGGATTCGTCGCAGGTTGCATTTGAAGTGGCCGTGGTAGACGGCGTCGAAGCGGATCAGGGTGGTGAACAGGCGCCAGTCGGCTTCGGTCAGCCATTCCCCAGTGAGATAGCGCTGCTGCTGCAACAGTCGCTCGAGATCGTCGAGGGTGGCGAAGACCTCGTCGAAGGCTTCTTCGTAAGCCTCCTGGGTGGTAGCGAATCCGGCACGATAGACGCCGTTGTTGACCGTCGGATAGATGCGCTCGTTGAGGGTGTCGATCTGTCCGCGCAGGGCTTCCGGATAGAGGTCCAGGCGATTTCCCGTCAGGTCATCGAAAGCGCCATTGAACATGCGGATGATCTCGGCGGATTCGTTGCTGACGATGCGTTCCTGTTGGCGGTCCCAGAGTACCGGGACGGTGACCCGCCCGGTGTAGTCGGCCTGGTCGCGCTGATAGAGCTGGTACAGGCGGTCGAGCTGATAGAGATCGTCGCCACTGGAGCCGTGCGCGGGATCGAAGGTCCAGCCTTCCTCACGCATCAGCCAGCTGACCACTGAAACTCCGATCAGGTCTTCGAGACCCTTGAGCTTGCGATAGATCAGGGTGCGATGGGCCCAGGGGCAGGCCAGGGAGACATAGAGATGATAGCGGCCGGCCTCAGGCGCGTAGCGCGAGGCCTCTTCCGGAATGGCCTGCTCCGGACGGGCTATCCAATCACGGCGCTGGGCCTCTTCCCGCTTGAAATGGCCGTCCTCGCCGTTGTCGTACCAACGGTCCTGCCACTGCCCATCGACCAACAAGCCCATATCGTCATCCTCCGCTACGTTGCGGTTAGGAACCCAGGTGACCACCCTGGGTTCCGACGGCGACGTCAGAGCGTGCGATCACGCGCCTCCCAGCGGCGTTCGGCTTCGATCTGGGCACTCGCCTGATCCTGGCCAAGGGCGCGCAGGGCCACGGCTAGCGTCGCGATGACCGCCAGACGGCCATAGGGGTCTTCCACCTCGCCACGCCAGGTGGCGGCCAGCAGCGCCGGATCGAGGCGCTCCGGTTTGACCTGGCGGCGCTCGGTCAGCGCCGGCCAGCTTTCGTCCCAGGCTTCGCCGCCACGGGTGCCATAGAGATGAGCGATGACATCGGGATTGCGCTCGACCTCGCCCCCTTCGCCCTTGATGACGATGCTGTCGTCACGCAGCAGGCGACTGGCCTCGCGATGTACCTCCTGGTACCCCGGGTGGAAGATGCTCTGCAGGATGCAGCGCGCGTCACTGGGATTGAGCAGCCGGACCAGCGAGTGGATCGGGGAGCGCAAGCCAAGTTCGGCCTTGAGGTCGATCATCCGCTGCAGCGCCGGCATCCAGGCCGCCAGCGGCAGGAAGGCGGGCTGGCCGCGGTCGAGCAGGGCGCCGACGTCCTGCCAATCCTTGGCCGTCTGCAGACCCAGGTCTCCCAGGCATTGCTCGGTGTAGAGCCGGCCCCCCGTGTGGGTGCCGCCGCCATGCATGACGATCCGCACGCCGCTGCCGGCCAGGCACTTCACCGCAAGCAGGTACCAGGGCAGGTGCCGCTTCTTGCCGGCGTAGGACGGCCAGTCGAGGTCGACGGGGAAGCCGGGAGACTGCAGGCGCGCCCGAACGGCGCGGGTAAAGCCTGCCAGCTCTTCAGGGCTTTCTTCCTTGTGGCGCAGCAGCATGAGGAAGGCGCCGAGCTGGGCATCGGTCACCTGGCCGTCGAGGATCAGGCCCATGGCCATTTCGGCTTCGGCTTCAGTCAGGCTGCGGGCACCGCGCTTGCCCTTGCCCAGGGCGCGGACGTAGACGGCGAAGGGATGTTCTTCGGGCGTGGTGAAGGTCATAGGCAATTGTCCGGTTTCGGCAGGCCGGCGAGCTTGGCGCCGAGCTTGGCCGGCGCTCCCTTGAACAGCAGGTTGAGCTGCAGGCTGGTACCCAGTTCGGGGCCCAGTGTCTGGGCGATGTACTTGATCAGCGGCCGATTGGCTGGTGATAGCTGGAATTGCGCATAAAAGTCACGGAGCGCCTGCAGCACCTGCCAGTGGCGTTCGGTCAATTCGATGCCTTCCTGGAGTGCGAGTTGCCGGGCTACCTCGGGACTCCATTGGGAGAGATCGCGCAGATAGCCTTCGGGGTCGAGGTCGAGAGAGTGCATGCTAGGTCCAGCTGATGACCTTGGCGTGGCTCACGCTCAGGTCAACGAAAGTGGGGTAATCGATCAGGGTCACGCCACGCTCCGGATGTAGGCGGCGGGCCTGGACGTCTTCCGCGAGCGCGTAGAGGCCTGCTTCCGCAGGCAGCCGTGCCAACGCCTGGCTGGCGGTGCTACCCGGGCGCAGTGCCTCCACGGCGCCACCGGTGAGCAGGATGGCGTCCCCGCCACGGACCCAGGTCAAGCCGTCCAGGGCATCGGACTCTGTCAGCGGCGAGCGGGAAAACAGGTGCAGAGTCGTCAAATGGAAATCACCTGGTCATGGTCGTGGATCAACGTGGCCAACGCCTCGGGTTCGAGTGGGGTCACCCAGGCGGGCAATTGCTCGGGCGTGATGCCCAGACGCTGCAGGGCCGTGGCTTCCGCATAGATGGCGTCGACGCCGAACAGCGGCAGTGCGGAGAGATTGGCGCTCAGATCCTTCTGTTCGAGGGCAGTGCTGTCGGCTGCCAGCAGTTGGGTCACCCCAGGGCCTGCGAACAGCATCGCCAGGGGCAGCTCGAAGGCGCCACCTGCCAGCACGATATCCAGTGCCTCGCGAGGAGCCAGACCGCCCAGCGCCGGCTGACGAGAGATGACGAGGGTACTCTTGGCCATGCTAGTCGCCTCCAAAGCAGAGCAGGCGATCGGCGTCCTGTACCGCTTCATGCAACTGCCCCAGGCCGGACAACTGCCAGGGCGCATGCACGTTCACTGCGCCACCCCGTTCATAGCGCCGCGCTTCGTTCTCGTCCAGCAGCCCGCGCTTGAGGGCAGCGGCGATGCAGACCACGGCGTCGATCTGGTGGCGTTCGATCAACTCGCGCCAGCGCACGGGCAGGTCCAACTCGTCCTGTCCGCTGACCGAGGCGTGTGAGGCGTTATGGACGCCGTCGCGGTAGAGGAAGAGTCGCGACAGTTCGTGGCCCCCGGCCAACAGCGCTTCGCAGAAGCGCAGGGCCCGCCGCGCCGAAGGCGCCTGAGGGGGAGAAAGGACAACGATGGCAAATTTCATGGATGTAAAAAGGCCCGCCGAAGCGGGCCTCTTGGGCTACCGCTGATGATCAATCGTTGTTGCTGGCGAATCCGAAGATCTGCAGCAAGCTGAGGAACATATTGTAGATCGAGACGTACAGGGTGATGGTAGCCATGATGTAGTTGTCTTCACCACCGTGCACGATGGCACTGGTCTGGAACAGGATGGCCGCGGCGGCGAACAGCACGAAGCCCGCGCTGATGGCCAGTTGCAGGCCGCTGATCTGGACGAAGAAGGACAGCATCACGGCGCCCAGCAGGATCCAGAAGCCCGCCATCAGGAAGCCACTCAGGAAGCTCATGTCCTTGCGGCTGATCAGGGCGTAGGCCGACAGCCCAAAGAAGGCCAGGGCGGTCATGCCGGCCGCGGAGGCGATCACGCTGCCACCGTTGGGCAAGCCCAGGTACATGTTCAGGATCGGGCCCAGGGTGTAGCCCATGAAGCCGGTCAGGGCGAAGGTGCTGACCAGACCCCAGCCGCTGTCACGCGTCTTCATGGTCAGGAAGAACAGGCCGTAGAAGCCGATCAAGACCACGAAGATGTTGGGGTAGGGCAACCGCATCTGCTGCGAGACGAAGGCGACCAGGCCGCTGAACGCCAGAGTCATGGCCAGCAGGGCGTAGGTGTTGCGCAATACACGGCTGACGTCCCGAGATTGCGCGAGGGCAGGGTTGTAGGCGTATTGACGCTCGTTCATGGT includes these proteins:
- the infA gene encoding translation initiation factor IF-1, which translates into the protein MSKEDSFEMEGTVVDTLPNTMFRVELENGHVVTAHISGKMRKNYIRILTGDKVRVELTPYDLSKGRITYRAR
- a CDS encoding arginyltransferase, which codes for MTELARLKFYATQPHACSYLPNEQATTLFLDPSQPMNGQIYAELSELGFRRSGDHLYRPHCQLCKACVPARIPVIRFRPSRKQNRVLKRNLDIKVTRCDPGFTEERYQLYARYISERHADGDMFPPSRGQFSTFLVSHLPYAFFYEMRVEDRLVGVAVTDVLPNGMSAVYTFYDPNEEKRSLGVFGILWQIAESRRLGLDAVYLGYWIKGCRKMSYKTEYRPIELFVNQRWVALA
- the aat gene encoding leucyl/phenylalanyl-tRNA--protein transferase, which gives rise to MVKWLTRESPDFPPLQQALREPNGLLAIGGDLSAARLVSAYRHGCFPWYQDGQPLLWWSPDPRTVLFPPDLHVSRSLAKTLRKTRLSVTYDKAFTQVIQACAGPRRDADGTWITTEMQQAYGELHAQGWAHSVEVWDGDQLVGGLYGIAMGKLFFGESMFSHADNASKIGFVTLVRDLAAWGFVMIDCQMQTAHLQSLGASSLPRERFADYLAKYLDQASMAAWPTSCG
- a CDS encoding DNA translocase FtsK codes for the protein MKQSSSVSHVNQWREHLHYRLKEVVLIALAALCLYLLMALLSYDPSDPGWTHTSRIDQVHNAAGRAGAWLADVLFMALGYFAFVFPVLLAVKTWQIFRKRHLPWEWSGWLFSWRLTGLVLLIISGSVLAYIHFHAVSALPASAGGALGESLGQLSVAALNVQGSTLLFLALFLLGLTVFTDLSWFKVMDFTGKVVLDLLDLVQGGFSRLAGGRRQAPELDVFDEPVSAPVARKAKAREVPIPVADEDLDDLLDIAPPPRMERAAPRIEMPASSRVVAEPVEPAPKAAAPVAAAATVTTPTPPPRKATPAAAPVPHSTPAAATWVDAGLEGTLPPLSILDRAEKKQQSYSPEFLENMSRLLEVKLKEFGVEVLVESVHPGPVITRFEIQPAAGVKVSRISNLAKDLARSLAVFSVRVVEVIPGKTTVGIEIPNEDRQMVRFSEVLESPEYAAFKSPVTLALGHDIGGKPVITDLAKMPHLLVAGTTGSGKSVGVNAMLLSILFKSSPEDARLIMIDPKMLELSIYEGIPHLLCPVVTDMKEAANALRWSVAEMERRYKLMAAMGVRNLAGFNRKVKDAEEAGTPLTDPLYRRESMDDEAPLLKTLPTIVVVVDEFADMMMIVGKKVEELIARIAQKARAAGIHLILATQRPSVDVITGLIKANIPTRMAFQVSSKIDSRTILDQGGAEQLLGHGDMLYLPPGTGLPIRVHGAFVSDDEVHRVVEAWKQRGAPDYIEDILSGPDEGAGAGGEGGSGEGGDSDEDDPLYDEAVRFVTESRRASISAVQRKLKIGYNRAARMIETMEMAGVVSPMNTNGSREVTAPAPVRD
- the lolA gene encoding outer membrane lipoprotein chaperone LolA, whose amino-acid sequence is MHKLRCFALAALAAVSVSAHADQASVGRLSQLLDKAQTLTARFSQLTLDGSGTRLQETAGNMSLKRPGLFRWHSDAPQEQLLVSDGKQVWLYDPDLEQVTIRKLDLRLTQTPALLLSGDISKIESSFDVSSKDAGNVVDFVLKPKTKDTLFDSLRLSFRNGVINDMQLIDGAGQRTNILFFNVKLNEPVAASQFTFQVPKGADVIQE
- a CDS encoding replication-associated recombination protein A, yielding MDLFSTAPVGQPLAARMRPETLDEYAGQQHLLARGKPLREALEQGALHSMIFWGPPGVGKTTLARLLAQVSDAHFETLSAVLSGVKEIRHAVEVAKQQAAQYRRRTILFVDEVHRFNKSQQDAFLPYVEDGTLIFIGATTENPSFELNNALLSRARVYVLKSLDDEALGGLAHRALTSAKGLGERHLSLPDDALALLLAAADGDGRRLLNLLENAADLAEDGGALDADLFQSLLGDQRRRFDKGGEAFYDQISALHKSVRGSNPDGALYWFARMIDGGCDALYIARRVVRMASEDIGNADPRALSLCLDAWDVQERLGSPEGELAIAQAIVYLACAPKSNAVYLGYKAALADVRQNGSREVPLHLRNAPTKLMKNLGYGGEYRYAHDEPEAYAAGEDYFPEELEPRRYYEPVPRGLELKIRDKLQHLADLDQSSPRQRRRRS